ctgtaataataaattttataaaatcttttaagacattttttcatactttCTAGTTCTATTTATAAACCATAACATGCAAATGGTCCTTATCTTCAAGATTGATACTTTTAAATACTTACAAACTTAGTGCTAGGGAAGAAATGTTTACAGAAAATCGTGATCTTAAGTTCTATGAAATTTTACagataaactttataaattagtattactaattattatctaaaaagtttatttaaattgatataaatgttGTTCAGATCTATTTTTATAAGCAGTTGCCCTTTCTCTAATCAATTCCTAGAATTATCTTCTaactaatcaaaatttcattaatataacACACAAGCATTTACAAACGTCCGAAGGGGTCTTATACAAATAAGTctgttatattatacatatattgaatATCAATTAGTCAAACTTCTCAACCTCAAATAACATAATCAAATTGACATATCTTACATTCAAATACAGGATgcgattcattaaaatttgaactgAAATAAAAGACTGCCGCCTGGATAAACGTAAGAAAAGTAACCTTATAACACATAATCGAATCTCAGTCAATTAGAATCAACAGTTGTATTTTAATCACGTCAGTctaatacacaatattttaaaaacaagtgaaaacaaacaataggctgagttaattgttgaaataccatgtatatacagtgttgatgatgcaatcgtttgcttttttatgttacgtaagtaaagaaagatatccactcatAGATAGCCGCACACACattactgatattcctataaaatacatacataaaatttgcaccttatTTGGGCCCTAGCAGGTacctaaacagtgatgtttacgaaaaaatgtttcaaacaaatgtaattttaatatgatttagttttataattaaaaatttgtaattttaattttccaaacaaaagttcGTTTTCTTACTAGCACACAGCCCCGCCTTAATTAACGTGACAACTCTCAGATTCAAAACGCATTTCATTCCTAGCCTAGTTTAATAAAGAAAAGTATACGCGAAACTCACccgtcttaaaataaactcttaAACTAAAATGTTGCCAACTCGAGCACAAAACGATCAAAAAAGAACTATAAAgatcatagaaaatttttaactcgaTTTCTATTAATTAGTTAAGTAACTGAATCTACTGATAGGTAGATTTTTTTTACCTATAAgactaattttttacaatatttcttacatttatttagttggttatttttggaaggaatatttttaatattcgacGTAATAATtgctatttaattaaataccaGTAGATATTCTCAACACTCCTTACCAGGTTGTTTTTCTGTAGGTTCTAAATCTGAGTTTATACCCTGTACAATAAGTTTTCAGCATGATTTAgtatataataatgaataattataaactttatcaaactaatacatatttaaattaacgTTATagcaaattttaatatcattcgATTATTCTTCGACATGTTCTTTTATTATCTACATATaactaaatgattttatgaGCGAAATATTTCGATAGGTAATGATGTATTGGTCATATTTCCCTCAAAAATTAAGACTTGTGCAAGGGGAGAGAGATGAggatatattataaatctgtATCATGACCTTCCGAACACAATGACTCagtatcttttaaaatacaatccAAGCTTCTTATTATTGCACGGTGGAAAATGTATAGCATTAAATCATACGAATGAAACATAAAACTTCTAGTTAGAAAAATAGGGAATTTGGCTCatagaaaaattcaaacatCAAAATCAAGtcatttgtaaatatgtattatgtacctaaataaatggtaattataatacaatctagttaattttaaagttattcagtTTAATAGTTAAAGtctaatctttatttaatttatcaattttttttgcatccATCGTAGCGTTGGTCTTCCTATTTGTCGTGAATCCATGAGCTCCAGACCATTTTATGTTACTTTAGAAAGATtgtaattcttatttttcatgcCTTTAATTCGGTGACTGAAAAGACACTTTATGGGAGCTCAACATCTCCAGAAAGATTGTCTGTAAAATATGAAATGCAagcaatacaaaattttctgataCAAACTGATACAACggaaataaattcttttattttccattttcctattttattttctaaattatccaATTATACTAACACATTTATCATTTACAATATATAACTACtacattttcgttttatttttatctaataagCATTTCGTGTTCACTATATTAAAAGGGAAAACGTAATCGTTGTAATTTGTACGGTAGCaatatattaattgatttctcataattaaatatgaaGTGCTTTTATTATTCACCTgtgtgttataaattatttcttaataaatatttgacgcTTATTTTTTAACTTCGATACATTTTTGACAGTTgaattgtgatcaaaattaattttcaaatttgtgatcataattaacctagctctaatagatttcaaggatgtggagtcctggtctcggaattaatcatataagtgatagctagcgagaaattgacatcacagctgaaaagaatgacccaaaattagtgggtttcaaaaaaaattccaataagatcggatcaactttgcctgtgttatcaaaaaaacaaattttttaactttatgacgtcatcaaaatccaaaaaatttaattttgctccatcactttcaaattttatcccattttgataaaccaagtatgtaatcccactaaatttgggtcatacttttcaaatttgtaatcaaaattaacttagctcaaataggtttcaagaatgtggagtcctggtccagGAATTAatcatataagtgatagctagcgagaaattgacatcacagctgaaaagaatgacccaaaattagtgggtttcaaaaaaaattccaataagatcggatcaactttgcctgtgttatcaaaaaatcaaattttttaactttatgacgtcatcaaaatccaaaaaatttaattttgatcaatcacattcaaattttatccaattttgataaaccaagtatgtaatcctagtaaatttgggtcatacttttcaaatttgtgatctaaattaacctagctctaagaggtttcaagaatgtggcgTCCTGGTACCAGAATTAAGCATATAGTCATTCTAGAATAAAttccattaattatttaacataattaattatgatattttcttCTTTGCAGTACCATCATGGGCAAGTCAACCAAATGGGTGTATGTTAACATCTTTACCATCATTAACAGTATTATATTTACCAGAACAAGCAGCTGTTGAATTGACATCTGATTGCGGTTTAGGTGGTACAAAGAGCATCGTTTGTAAAGGACAAGCGGTTAGTATTACATCGTAGCATTACTAAATGtaccaaatcaaaatttaacacATTCAAAACCACAACCAATATGtcctaatatttattttatattttgtatataaaaattcaaatagataaaaagagatctgatttaaattttagtcaaaTCTACCTACATATTTCTTGCAAtgaaaaataaccaaaaaacaTCTTCTGATGGGTTTTACATTAAGAGTGACcgatcttttaatttaaattaaagcaaGTTGtgcaatagatttttttttacttaaaatactgTTTTACACGCGTGTGTGTCAGCCACTGCAGGCAAACCTGTGCAGGCGTAGTGACCTGTGCAGGTGACTGGAGAAGAATCGAAATTCGATTCTTACTACCGGCACAAATGAAGACTAGCCGTGTGTGTGAATGATCCAGCATAAATGCACAGACATAAGTTTAGCTGTGGCGAGTTGCCAGCAAGTAACAGAGTCACGCcgtttttgtattatttctaAACTGTGTAGAAATCTTCCGGTTTACCGTAGCGTGTGTGTGCTTTAGCCTGCACAGATATACCTGCTCCGTATACCTGTGTAGGTTTTCTGCACAGATATTCCgtttttccatttgtcttgataagcttaatttactagCACCATTTGctgctatcaataacaaaaCGCCCAGTatatccaataaataaatataataataataataattaaacttctAGTTCCActaaattccaattttttaagtttttgcaaTATTCCAATACTGTCAGTGTAACATTTTAAGAAACGGAATATCATTCTGCGCAAAACATCTCTTTTGTTACAATCTCCTCAtgttataaaagttaattagacatgttattttttgttcgaaacaatcGCACGATTCAATGCATAAAGTTTTAACTCTAggtattaattaaatcattttatacaatacaaaactttttcaattaaatcatgaatataatattaaattaaaatgtgttCCAAATAATAATGGtcataattgatattttattctttCACAGGACCGTGACGAAATGATTAAACAACTGTCATGTGGTATATCACCAGAGGactttgatgataaaaatgTATCAAGATTAGCACCATTGAACAGTTCTCCAATCACATCACAAATTACAATTGATTCTGACTCAATTTCAACAAGTGCAATATCAACATCTAATGGCATTGATGTTACAACACACAAAAGTATTGACGCTACTAAAAATTGGTTATGGAGTTCAAATACGGTTGATGTTGAAGGTTATGATGCACCAACACGCCATCGAAGAGAAACTGATCACACCGATCTACCAGCAACCCTATCTACTTTATATGCCAGCACACTAATCAGTTCAACGAGCACTATGACTGCTGTCACGCCTAGTAATAATATAGAAGCTATCGAACCTGTACAGAATATAAATGAAGGAAAGATGTTACTCCCATCAAGTAATATTGAAGTTCATGAGTCCGATATTATGATGGACACACCATCAAAAATATTAGttcgaaatgaaaattttgatgatgtAGAAACGTTTAACCCACGGGTGGGGCCAGAATTATCAAAACCGTTTGAAGAATTTATACAATCAGATACAATTAATATTGATGATAATGTTAAGAATTCATTAGATGAAAAAGATATCGATAAGCATGATAATTTCTTTGCAGCAGCTGAAATGCCAATAGAATTATCAACAATTGAGAATCTAAGCCCCGCAAGTGATAATACAATTCGAATAAGTACAACAACACATAATCCAATCACAACTGAAGATTTAATGACACGTGCAGCAATTGTAGTTACATCGACAACGGATGAAACAACAAATGAACCACAAATTAAATATGCAAATGCTGAACcagattttatgtcaataaaTCAAGGACAGCTATTTGGTGGTGAGAATGGTACACATTTTGACATTGAAACTGAACCAAGCAATGATACCACAGAAATAACAATATCATTAACAACTCCATCTGAAAATCATCCTGTTAAATCTGTACCACCCTCAAACAAAGAAGTGCTGCAACCAACTGATAAATCACAACAGCATCCAACTGCACCGCCATCTATGACACAACCACGTGATACATTAAATACAACGAATGTGGTTGATAGTCAGCAATATGTTCAAACTACAACTCAAAAAGATACATCCGATAGTATAAAACTATTAGAGTTAGACACTGATTTTGTAGCGACACGTAAACAAGAAAATAACAATAGTAAATTCATAGAAATTGATGATTCATTTACTATTGGTGGAGATCCACATGAAcataaaatcatcgaaattaaTATTATCGATCGGAAGACAAAAAATTCATTACCGTCAAAACTAATTATCAcaacaaaagtaaataataagtcAAAAATACCACCAAAACCgttgttttcaaatcaaaaattcactTCAAGTGTTAAGAAAgatggtaaaaatattaaacctcCAACTGTAATGCAACAAATTAATAAGTCCACTTTAAATGAGACAACACatgatattataaatgttacaaACATAGTAACTACATCCCCTGATTTATTTGCCattgattcaaaaataaacagcttaaataatatttcaccgGTGTTCAATAATGAATCTGAAACCATTCCAAGTACAACGCAAGCAGCATCGAAAACTGACATAGTTATTCCAGAAAGAATTAAAGAACAAGAAATTGAAGTTCAAAAGCaacaagaagaaaattttcGCCGAGAATTCCAATCAATGaatccaattaaaattaatgaccaATTTATAAACGAAGCAAGTATTGAGGACGGTTCGGCTCAAAATAACGACGAATTAAATTCTGATATACCACCAACGcataaacatagaggtcgtttattacCACGATCGCCACACCGTAGTAATTATTATCCCTATTTCTTCAGTCGAGTTTTGGGGTAAATTTTGACGAAAAGTTTTTTGtagattatttattgaaagattGAGGGACATGAAATATGCAAATTTAGCTGTGTATGATGtcattaaaatagaataatgcTGGACATTCCTAAAATACATGGGATAGTGggatattgtatttattatattcatagaattaacaaattattccGTTTTTTACCTTGTTAAATTTgtataggtaatttttttaaaaaaaggactagttattcttattttaacctgtttaatcgAATGGATCAGTTCATAGTTTTTGTTAAGTTTAAAACAAGCAAGTTTTCTCTCGATTTAGGTAATAAGACACACTGACAGAAAATTCATATAACTACATAATAGAAATTAGGTTAGAAAATACACGTTTGCTAGGTTAGTTTAATCACATTAACTAAatctttttgtaattattaggaaaaataaattaacaatttatcacACACTGTTTATTCGgattcgaaattttaaattcgGAAATACCAGATATACCTACATGGAagtataatttgataaaatttaaaaaaaacaaactcttgctaaaacattttaactttttaatagcTGTTTGTCCACGGTCTTTTGTTAGGACTCCATGTATTTTTCGGAAAcagaatttttataacatgtatggattcttaaaataaattaaaaacctcTTACTGGACAATTCACGATTGATGATTTACTATAAGACTCACGAATAATTAGTATTGATGTGAActgattcattaaaatttgttcacaCTTGTATACTTCACGAAGATATGTATCCGTATTAACAAAAGtaaattagatatttattatttagaaaattaaaagaatggAAGAACTACTTTTGAACAGTACTAGGAACTtaactaacaaaaataaatatagttctGAATTGCCAAACTATTTTTAGtgattaaacaaaacaaaaattagtatttacTTAGTTTAAGtttaatgtttgtaatttttccaaaattaataatattcaaagatCAGATGCATAAgagtttatcatttaaaaataattatataattatataaaaatgtaagctATACTGAACAATTTCTAAACATttaatgtttaaacaaaaattatatatgtaagGTCTTAAAACATGCGGCGATGCGGCAGATACTTAACCTTACATGACATTCTAGAATATTCGGAAAACGGAATCTATATGTTTCCATCTATAAAACATAATAGGTACCTACTATTATGTTGGTATTTATATGTACAAAACGATCACGTCTaatcaaaattagtttaaaaataaatctaaattctAAAGCAAaggttgtatttttaattggaataatttttgttcgaaaaaccTTTCATCGAATAAATTTGAcaatagttaattataaaaatatgaacaatgTATTAGCAGTATTAGACAGTCTGACAAATATCTATCACCATTCGTTAGATCAGTTTTAAAGAAATCTTGTTTATGAATCAGAGttgccaaattaaaaaaaagtgttttgtaCAGAAAAGctgataaacatatttttaaatgataaatatctcatatttaattacatttattaaattaattaatagatttaaaaagGAAGACACATTAATTCACCAATCACACTACACACACCATAcgttaagtaataaaaatcacgatgtaggtatataaatttattgctagatatttgaaaaagatAACTTCAGCATTTCACTTGCACTTTATGTAgagcatttttttttgtctaattattatataaagccTAATATTATTTCGTCAAATACAATCCTTGatcgattttgaaaaatgaattttttaattctgtttttaatttaaaagattcgaggtcaattattaaaattaagaaaaaaatttcaaataaataaagtaaaaaagattatttatttttttaaataaataataaacgatacttatttcaaatttcatttgttaaaatcgaaaaaaaaagttcaattacgctacaacaaaaataataaatgaattttaacaaatttcaaaatgagCACAAATATTCTGcaggtacattttttttttgaacatttgaTGTATGCTTTACGGTATGCCACTCTTAATAAAATATGGCTTcgaagttaaaataattgttcaaaaatgcctaaaaaatatatttgttgtatTCTTTACTCTTTACACTGCATTGAAGATTTTTGTAAAGCTCTATTTAAGAACACCGTCCTAGCTCACCCGTCcttatctaaaaatttgcacgCGCCTTTTgccattcaaaaaataaacatttattaatcaaacacgataaaatattgattgtatGTTTCCAAAATAACAATTCAATCTTTATTAGTTTAATAACTATTATAGGTTAAAGGAAGAGGTACCCCTAGACAGATAAACAAGGAGTCGATGCCCacgtaaaacaaaattaataatggaAAGAAGTCGCAAGGATATAAATACAATCAGAAAAATTGGTGTGTTTTTACAAGCCAAAAGATAGCCGTAGCAATAACTCAGAAATTCAGccagttttaaaagaatttttcaaaagagaaacgaaaacgcccgacaaaaaaaatggTCGTAAAAGATCATGTAACGTCAAAATgtcaattaataattgtatacggtgtatactattcaattaacattattacgtcactaCGATgttttatgaacttttttttttcggacgttttcgtttctcttttgaaaagttcttttagtctgtaactttaaaattatcatgaaaaaataaaaacagttttgtcataaaatatctttccatttttgtcaaaaaaaaattggttcaaaatcccaattaaTAAAAGCAATCATTTTGTAGGCAAATattgaataacaatttaatgaaatggacagaaaaattaacttttcatttgaaaatgattAGCTGATAGTCAAATCGATTGAAATCACTTTTCCATAAGATTTACGTGGGCCTTCAATGGGGTGCATCGGtactatattaataaattataagaaatatacattgcacaaaataattttgttaacgaatgatgtattaatattatattaatcgtctttaattttattaaataaatgataaattcgTTGATAAGTAAatacttacaaaataataatgacccatttataaaatttatgtaaataataaagaaaataaaatagaaagtattgttgttttaatttctcATTCGGTTTCTTTGGATATTACTGGTAAGAGCAAACATCGTTCAGTGGAAActctttgaatttttgaaaatatgaaaaattttgttcaattgttCCCGATGTAGGCCACTTTCTCTATTTGGAGACGAACTTTTTTGAGGTACACACTTTGCGATCATGGGGGATTGGTATAAGAGCCCATAACATAATTGTTTTCTGAACGAAGGTTTGACCTTTATCTTCACGAGCGTAGAAAtgcgaaaaatttgaaatctaaAAACCCCACGTTCTACGCCAATggattgataataataaacctTACTTTTTGCGAACTTTTTAGTCCTATAAAATGTCAACATACTCAATTTTAGGAGAATATCATTTCACGTTTGGGGTTGTTTTACAGAAAACGATttccaaatatcaaatttaGGACCGCCAAACAAACAACTTAGTACTAAGGTAAGTtaagaaaaaaagatttattataaaaaagctGAAGAAGAAAATTCTGTATATTGAAACATTTCAGTAAGAAAGTTTTAAAGGATAGCCGAAAACAAAACTGGAACCTTATTTTAAAGACACGAAAGACGTACGGAGGACTTACGAcataaatttgatcaattttaagtGTCAGTTTTAAGTGTTAGGTATATGATTTAAAACgatctataatttttattatcatgtaATTTCAAGAGTCAAcgtaaatgaaagaaaaatgaagatttatcTGAAGACGAaaacgttttaataaaaaagtatgttaCACCAGAAAGAGAATCGAAATAGAGAAAACGTCactcaaaaattgaataaaggAACGCAATCAGatacttttgattaaaataaaatgatttccaAGACAATAATGAAAAATGATCTTTTGGAATTTATCAggcattaataattatataatgctTCTCctaattacgaaaaaatattatcgGGATCTAATATTACTGGCTTAGTAGAAACTTGATTACCTTCTCTGAATTTTCTAAGTAATTAAGTGTAACAACAGAAGAAAAATCAATGAGCTGTGCTAGCAGAGGTCTTTTACTGCTAATAAAGAAAGCATCTGACTTCACTTATGAGATATTGAACTTCtacactttatttattttcattaaaattccgCTTTAGAGTCCACCATTGTGGGTGCTGTGTACTTAAGATGATATGTAAACTCACAATATTGCATTCGTTTGCTTACTGAAAGAAATATACAACGAAATTTGTCCACTTGTAGTGGCTATCTAATACTAGCCTTTTCTCGCTTGCTTCGCTGAATGATTTTAAGTTTtcagatgtaaaaaaaaatcggagTGAATTCTTTCTTCAAGATATATCATTGATATCGCTGGGAGATTTCcttgatttttgttttgaagaatTTGATATTACAACATTTCTCCTGACTATCTATGTtccttttttgagtttttttctcCCATGggatgtttttatatattatttgaagaGTAATccgtaaaattttatgtagaagACCGTTAATGTACTGATCGTTAATCTTCGACTGATTGTGAGACAAATTGCCGTCGACCAATAAGACAGCTTTCAAGGCAGTTATAGGCCACACCACAGATACCCATTATTCTATCCAGTTTGTGTAGTTTATGTCACTCAGTATCTGAAGAATCTTAAGATACGAAAATGGCGGACTGATTTAAACAACACATATTAATCCAACCCAAACGATAGAGTAATAATACAAACCTATTCTACACAAATTTTGCTTATAAGAATTTCCTTTTTCTCTTATGTGAATTTGAttcgaataattaaaataaaaagcaaatcaaatgtgaataaaaatcaaacaaacaaaatttctttaacgtttttattcaaacaaaatatgttctttatttcgatttaaaaaatcattaagtaataaatataattgttattttacttttcgtttctaaatgttttaatttataatacaaaaaaaataataataattaaatcaagaaTAAATATGAGTGGAAGGGAAACATACACCAcaccaattattattttattttgctaatcattattattataattagttaacTAATGACGGGTGTTTTTTTAAAGCTATAAActttaaatctaaattaaaatcatcaaaataatgTCAATTGCCATGAGATTGGTTTCTTTAGAAAGCTTATTTTATGCTAAAtgtgtttaaatataattttgggcTTAAAGTACCGTAACTGACTCGCATGAAGCATTATTTAGAAGTATTAATTTAACAAGCAGCTAGCGATGTATACCGGTAATGTCACACTAAATGTTGGATTCCTTCACATATCCCACCAAACAATGTGtgtaatttttcacttttcttGGATTTCAAGTGTATTTAGGCTAAAATAACAAGACATGTTATGCATAAATAATCCTTCAGCTTCCAAATTAACTCTCACTAAGCATAGTGTATCATAATTTATCGTTTTCACATCTTGCACAATTTACGTTTCATTCGAGGCAATTACAGTGTTCTTAGtcccaaaattataatttataaaaatggtacAAAATTAACTTCCCATTGAACAGTgtttaattttggtttaaaatttattcctaCAAAAACACACTCTTTACTTATGATACAGctgatactaaaaaaataatatcgttaTAATATAAACAGAGTGTAAAAGTAGTATTATCAAAGAGATTCCTATTATATCTCAATAtcataaaattgtatgtttttttgtgCTTCAGTATATATTAACGAGTAATTAACCGTTCAGTTAACAATAACAGACTTGCCAAAGCCTATCTCAAAGAAATTGGACTTTTCAACATTGTTGCTTGTCGACGCCAAATTGACAATGTATAGGTTTCAGTGCCAGGTGACAGAAAATGGAgctaaatttaaatgactatGCTAGGCAAGAATTTAATCGTTATCGACCCAAGCCTTTTTTCAGCTGTTTGATGATTAACCTAATATCGTTCAGTTCAAACGCTTTAGTAAAAAGGGTAGACTGTtaattgaacggctaattaagctaATTGGCTGAGACATATACACTATTTGCACTCATTGATGCGAAAAGAACTATGTTTTGAGTGCGAGTATatggttccatacccgaaacaaccaaaaaataggcgatgatattcaaattcgttcagtttggaaaacgctctaaagaaaaaggtaatttaacggagaatgttcttagatatgttttaagtgcgagtttagggttccgtacacgggggttttttaaattttgtaaatatcacttgtTCTGTTTTAAGtgaaggtaaaaataaaaaagagttttattcaaaacttttt
This genomic interval from Chrysoperla carnea chromosome 1, inChrCarn1.1, whole genome shotgun sequence contains the following:
- the LOC123305130 gene encoding uncharacterized protein LOC123305130, whose product is MFSFTLNNIRIVFYAAIIVFGMAFSFDPVSSRAVNISNTWILPEEGFPVFYRYFRDRISWYEADAVCQFHHANLVTVDTTAQYDATRAYLKELDIVNNVWIGLIKSKPDGDFTWTERREYRPLSHDGFWDEQISQSTTPICVSTDPAADFRWHGHHCGGPEVASFICELPVPSWASQPNGCMLTSLPSLTVLYLPEQAAVELTSDCGLGGTKSIVCKGQADRDEMIKQLSCGISPEDFDDKNVSRLAPLNSSPITSQITIDSDSISTSAISTSNGIDVTTHKSIDATKNWLWSSNTVDVEGYDAPTRHRRETDHTDLPATLSTLYASTLISSTSTMTAVTPSNNIEAIEPVQNINEGKMLLPSSNIEVHESDIMMDTPSKILVRNENFDDVETFNPRVGPELSKPFEEFIQSDTINIDDNVKNSLDEKDIDKHDNFFAAAEMPIELSTIENLSPASDNTIRISTTTHNPITTEDLMTRAAIVVTSTTDETTNEPQIKYANAEPDFMSINQGQLFGGENGTHFDIETEPSNDTTEITISLTTPSENHPVKSVPPSNKEVLQPTDKSQQHPTAPPSMTQPRDTLNTTNVVDSQQYVQTTTQKDTSDSIKLLELDTDFVATRKQENNNSKFIEIDDSFTIGGDPHEHKIIEINIIDRKTKNSLPSKLIITTKVNNKSKIPPKPLFSNQKFTSSVKKDGKNIKPPTVMQQINKSTLNETTHDIINVTNIVTTSPDLFAIDSKINSLNNISPVFNNESETIPSTTQAASKTDIVIPERIKEQEIEVQKQQEENFRREFQSMNPIKINDQFINEASIEDGSAQNNDELNSDIPPTHKHRGRLLPRSPHRSNYYPYFFSRVLG